The following proteins are co-located in the Pyrobaculum calidifontis JCM 11548 genome:
- a CDS encoding UbiD family decarboxylase, whose amino-acid sequence MFSDLRDFLSALEERGWLARVREPLSPELEIPEVLRQVMYARGPAVLFESVRGFPGWRVVGNLFGSLERIRLALGVERLEDVGRRLLAPLASPPPLTLTEKFKAAADLFELGKYAPRLVRGGPVKEVVEERPNLLSIPAFKTWPKDAGRYITYGLLVTRREGVTNIGVYRIQVVNESEAIVHAMVHKRAAELFGQSSGCVEAAIVIGGDPALLLSGMMPTPYPLDEYLFAGVLRGGGVEVTRGVATDLYIPARAEAVVEGCIDVGDLRKEGPFGDHYGVYDPGGLYPVFKARAILRREDPIYYGTVVGKPPLEDAYMGKAVERIFLPILQFLLPEVVDLNLPEYGLFQGVAVVSIRKRYPGHGKKVMFALWGLGHMMSLTKIIIVVDHDVNVHDFNEVLFALAQRVDPQRDVVVVPGAHVDVLDTGSPIPGYGSKLGIDATRKLPEEYGGRPWPEEVAPDPEVAKRVRDVVAEVLGRVASRV is encoded by the coding sequence GTGTTCTCTGACCTAAGGGACTTCCTCTCAGCGCTCGAGGAGAGGGGCTGGCTGGCGCGGGTTAGAGAGCCGCTTTCGCCTGAGCTTGAGATTCCTGAGGTGTTGCGGCAGGTCATGTATGCCCGGGGGCCGGCGGTGTTGTTTGAGTCTGTGAGAGGGTTTCCGGGGTGGAGAGTTGTGGGGAACCTCTTTGGCTCTCTTGAGAGGATAAGGCTGGCGCTCGGCGTCGAGAGGCTTGAGGACGTGGGTAGGCGGCTTCTTGCGCCCCTCGCATCCCCGCCTCCCCTCACTCTCACGGAGAAGTTCAAGGCCGCGGCTGATCTGTTTGAGCTGGGTAAATACGCGCCAAGGCTGGTGAGGGGCGGCCCTGTGAAGGAGGTTGTGGAGGAGAGGCCCAATCTGCTCTCTATACCAGCGTTTAAGACTTGGCCCAAGGACGCCGGGCGCTATATAACATATGGCCTTCTTGTAACTAGGAGGGAGGGGGTCACAAACATCGGCGTCTATAGGATCCAGGTGGTTAACGAGTCGGAGGCAATTGTGCACGCCATGGTCCACAAGAGGGCAGCTGAGCTTTTTGGCCAGTCTAGTGGCTGTGTAGAGGCCGCCATTGTAATAGGGGGCGACCCCGCCCTCCTTTTAAGCGGCATGATGCCCACCCCATACCCTCTTGACGAGTATCTCTTCGCCGGCGTGTTGAGAGGCGGGGGGGTAGAGGTGACGAGGGGAGTGGCCACGGACCTCTACATCCCCGCCCGCGCCGAGGCCGTGGTGGAGGGCTGTATAGACGTAGGCGACTTGAGGAAGGAGGGGCCTTTCGGCGACCACTACGGCGTGTACGACCCGGGCGGCCTCTACCCCGTGTTTAAGGCGAGGGCTATTCTGCGGAGGGAGGACCCCATATACTACGGCACCGTCGTGGGTAAGCCGCCGCTGGAGGACGCCTACATGGGCAAGGCCGTGGAGCGGATTTTTCTCCCAATTCTCCAGTTCCTCTTGCCAGAGGTGGTGGACTTAAACTTGCCCGAGTATGGGCTATTCCAGGGGGTGGCCGTTGTGTCTATCCGCAAGAGGTACCCGGGCCACGGCAAAAAGGTGATGTTCGCACTGTGGGGCCTTGGTCACATGATGTCGTTGACTAAGATCATAATTGTGGTGGACCACGACGTCAATGTCCACGACTTTAACGAGGTGCTCTTCGCCCTGGCGCAGAGAGTCGACCCGCAGAGGGATGTGGTGGTGGTGCCGGGGGCCCACGTGGACGTCCTCGACACGGGCTCGCCTATTCCTGGATACGGCTCTAAGCTGGGCATAGACGCCACTAGGAAGCTGCCGGAGGAGTACGGGGGGAGGCCGTGGCCCGAGGAAGTGGCCCCAGACCCCGAGGTGGCTAAGCGGGTTAGAGACGTGGTGGCAGAGGTCTTGGGCCGTGTGGCGTCTCGAGTTTAG
- a CDS encoding lysine--tRNA ligase has protein sequence MSERQSGEKVEEWRRILDSLRKAGVEPYPHSFSPTHSIKALNELRRQALLDPWLGAVIRVAGRVTDVRRHPNVVFLDLYEDGARFQAMADPKLPLLEHIWRGDYVGVEGPLVKTQRGDYAVRATSITLLAKAVQPLPEWGKVDRDSPFYMRYRSVAMVLDLQLRWRIAARARLIQAFREAMWRRGFVEIPTPVLQPIYGGAAARPFTTKVWAIDEEWYLRISPELYLKRYIIAGFPKVFEIGPQFRNEDIDALHNPEFWSLEAYQAYADYREIMKLTEEVVYEAIVAVLGTPVVKYREWSINFSPPWRRITLHDALREFGGEDPEKLTDDEIKQRLREMQVPLKVYNRGVALVKLFEKLVEKKLVEPTFVLDYPEESTPLCKPHREKKGLVERFEAFVGGLEIANAYTELNDPVKQYEYFVREEELFPKDEAHPLDWDFVEELSFGMPPTGGVGIGVDRLAMIITNAESIKDVIPYPIVKRK, from the coding sequence GTGTCCGAAAGGCAAAGCGGCGAAAAGGTTGAGGAGTGGCGCCGCATTTTGGACTCCTTGCGTAAGGCCGGCGTTGAGCCATATCCGCACAGCTTTTCCCCCACCCACAGCATAAAGGCCTTAAACGAGCTTAGGCGGCAGGCGCTGTTGGACCCCTGGCTAGGCGCCGTGATAAGAGTGGCGGGGAGGGTGACGGATGTTAGGAGGCACCCAAACGTGGTGTTTTTAGACTTGTACGAGGATGGGGCGCGGTTTCAAGCCATGGCTGATCCAAAGCTTCCCCTGTTGGAGCACATCTGGCGGGGCGACTACGTGGGCGTGGAGGGGCCTTTGGTTAAGACGCAGAGGGGGGACTACGCCGTGAGGGCGACCTCTATTACTCTATTGGCCAAGGCTGTTCAGCCCCTCCCCGAGTGGGGGAAGGTAGATAGGGACTCGCCCTTCTACATGCGGTACAGGTCTGTGGCCATGGTCCTCGACTTGCAGCTTAGGTGGCGTATTGCGGCTAGGGCTAGGCTTATACAAGCGTTTAGAGAGGCCATGTGGCGTAGGGGGTTTGTGGAAATTCCCACGCCTGTCCTACAGCCCATCTACGGCGGCGCCGCCGCCAGGCCCTTTACCACGAAGGTCTGGGCCATCGACGAGGAGTGGTACCTCCGCATCTCCCCCGAGCTCTACCTCAAGCGCTACATAATCGCCGGCTTCCCCAAGGTCTTCGAGATAGGGCCTCAGTTCCGCAACGAGGACATAGACGCGTTGCACAACCCCGAGTTCTGGTCGCTTGAGGCCTATCAGGCATACGCCGACTACAGAGAGATCATGAAGCTGACGGAGGAGGTGGTGTACGAGGCCATCGTCGCGGTCTTAGGCACGCCGGTGGTTAAGTATAGGGAGTGGAGCATAAACTTCAGCCCGCCGTGGCGGCGCATAACTCTCCACGATGCGCTTAGGGAGTTCGGAGGCGAAGACCCCGAGAAGTTGACCGACGACGAGATTAAGCAGAGGCTTAGAGAGATGCAGGTACCTCTCAAGGTCTACAACCGCGGCGTAGCCCTCGTCAAGCTCTTTGAGAAGCTGGTGGAGAAGAAGCTCGTGGAGCCCACCTTCGTCTTAGACTACCCAGAGGAGTCTACGCCTCTGTGCAAGCCGCATAGGGAGAAGAAGGGCCTTGTGGAGAGGTTTGAGGCGTTCGTAGGCGGCCTCGAAATCGCCAACGCGTACACAGAGTTAAACGACCCTGTGAAGCAGTACGAGTACTTCGTCCGCGAAGAGGAGCTGTTTCCCAAGGATGAGGCGCACCCGCTGGACTGGGACTTCGTCGAAGAGCTCTCCTTCGGCATGCCTCCCACGGGCGGCGTCGGCATAGGAGTGGATAGGCTCGCCATGATTATCACCAACGCCGAGTCTATAAAGGACGTGATCCCGTATCCCATTGTGAAAAGAAAGTAG
- a CDS encoding glycosyltransferase — MANITFLNITIPRDILNETLQVINKTREGPVVISNAPLLPEWLQNTLILIYLALLLLSLLLISHYIYYARHAVRESHADPPQASGGFLSIIVPVKNEDVDTVTAAVKRLAALPCPDAEVVIVSDDPPEKFEKLKEAVDALGLTNVRILRRPNPVGYKGVALNWAAERARGDVLLFLDVDSVPPLDMCARARAVGDREILFLGWDGYAAVNTPIASLQLFLYKYLLYHLAILGRFNAGHPLLALGSGIAVRKKFFEEIGGFCNCTADDYDISLRAYVHGGQVRYTPGPPVYVEVPAGYNAFKRQYARWTYNSAYVFAKYASALFSLKMPKSHKLSLFLNVATHPLMVATTFAIMAAGLAMGYAGILLPPIYVLMAQAALFALALAQVYYVYKIAKRDGYSFWTVVKRMAQSASLLLILSPYLTFYVLLGLFKRRIRWYVTPKGLSALAKGALGLYEALMAALLSMLVAIGVYLGNWVLASNSAFVLVVLAYVLLKIAK, encoded by the coding sequence GTGGCCAATATCACTTTTTTAAACATCACGATACCGCGCGACATCTTAAACGAGACTCTTCAGGTGATAAATAAGACTAGGGAGGGCCCCGTGGTAATATCCAACGCGCCTCTACTGCCAGAGTGGTTGCAAAACACGCTAATTCTCATATACCTAGCACTCCTCCTATTGTCGCTTCTGTTGATTTCGCACTACATTTACTACGCCAGGCACGCCGTCCGCGAGTCACACGCAGACCCCCCTCAAGCCTCTGGCGGCTTTCTTTCAATAATTGTACCAGTGAAGAACGAGGACGTGGATACCGTGACGGCGGCAGTTAAGAGGTTGGCCGCCCTCCCTTGCCCAGACGCCGAGGTGGTAATAGTGTCCGACGACCCGCCTGAGAAGTTTGAGAAGTTGAAAGAAGCCGTAGACGCCCTAGGGCTTACAAATGTGAGAATCTTGAGGAGGCCTAACCCCGTGGGGTATAAGGGGGTGGCGTTGAACTGGGCCGCGGAGAGGGCCAGAGGCGACGTGCTCCTCTTCCTAGACGTCGACAGCGTGCCTCCGCTTGACATGTGCGCCAGGGCGCGGGCCGTCGGCGACAGGGAAATACTCTTCCTCGGCTGGGACGGCTATGCGGCTGTCAATACGCCGATAGCCTCACTTCAGCTCTTTCTCTACAAGTATCTGCTCTACCACTTGGCAATATTGGGGAGATTCAACGCTGGGCACCCACTGCTCGCCCTGGGGTCGGGCATAGCTGTGAGAAAGAAGTTTTTTGAGGAGATAGGTGGCTTCTGCAACTGTACAGCAGACGACTATGACATATCTTTGAGGGCCTATGTACACGGCGGGCAAGTGCGCTATACGCCAGGGCCCCCCGTCTACGTAGAAGTCCCAGCTGGGTATAACGCATTTAAGAGGCAATACGCCAGGTGGACCTACAACTCGGCCTATGTATTTGCAAAATATGCATCTGCGCTTTTCAGTCTGAAAATGCCCAAGTCTCACAAGTTGAGTCTTTTTCTAAACGTAGCCACACACCCCCTAATGGTGGCGACAACTTTTGCAATTATGGCGGCGGGCCTCGCAATGGGGTACGCAGGCATTTTATTGCCCCCAATCTACGTCCTAATGGCCCAAGCGGCGTTGTTTGCACTGGCGCTTGCGCAAGTGTACTACGTCTACAAAATCGCCAAACGCGATGGATACAGCTTCTGGACAGTTGTCAAAAGAATGGCACAATCGGCCTCGTTGTTGTTAATCTTAAGCCCCTATCTGACGTTCTACGTACTCCTTGGCTTATTTAAGAGGAGGATTAGGTGGTATGTGACGCCAAAGGGACTCAGCGCGTTAGCAAAGGGGGCGTTGGGCTTGTACGAGGCGCTGATGGCGGCTCTTCTATCAATGCTGGTGGCAATAGGCGTGTACCTAGGAAACTGGGTCCTGGCGTCGAACTCGGCGTTTGTCCTAGTCGTGTTAGCCTACGTCCTATTGAAAATAGCTAAGTAG
- a CDS encoding FAD-dependent thymidylate synthase, which translates to MFILESPRVRLIGAWGSEALVSAFTDMLYRGVEPEEALKAQSADVVERRISAFYRQGHWSVFEFMGAQFLVECSRACHTQFIRHRLASYWSESQRYVDYTKREVRFVVPRGFPADVLKRAYEDYLALRGQYKPEYARMALPNATAVLFAVQMNARELLLNFVPLRCAATAQAEIRHVCWQIFAHAWRLWPTLAKLVWEDLPNLHRDFCTKVPKGADCREYAIRDAEEKHGPLPEKPWLYASPYQRA; encoded by the coding sequence ATGTTCATTTTGGAGTCTCCGCGCGTTCGCCTTATTGGGGCTTGGGGCTCTGAGGCCCTCGTGTCTGCGTTCACCGACATGTTGTACCGCGGAGTGGAACCAGAGGAGGCGCTCAAGGCGCAGTCTGCCGACGTAGTCGAGAGGAGGATATCTGCGTTCTACAGGCAGGGCCACTGGTCGGTCTTCGAGTTCATGGGGGCACAGTTCCTCGTGGAGTGCTCCCGCGCCTGCCACACCCAGTTCATACGCCACCGCCTAGCCTCATACTGGTCTGAGTCCCAGCGCTACGTTGATTACACAAAGCGGGAGGTCAGATTCGTCGTGCCCAGGGGCTTCCCCGCAGACGTCCTGAAGAGGGCGTACGAGGACTACTTGGCGCTTAGGGGCCAGTACAAGCCGGAGTACGCGAGGATGGCCCTCCCCAACGCCACCGCTGTGCTGTTCGCAGTGCAAATGAACGCGAGGGAACTCCTCCTAAACTTCGTCCCACTGAGGTGCGCCGCGACGGCCCAGGCGGAGATACGCCACGTGTGTTGGCAGATTTTCGCCCACGCGTGGCGCCTCTGGCCCACCCTGGCTAAGCTGGTGTGGGAGGACTTGCCCAACCTACACCGCGACTTCTGCACTAAGGTTCCCAAGGGGGCCGACTGCCGGGAGTACGCCATAAGAGACGCCGAGGAGAAACACGGCCCACTGCCAGAGAAGCCGTGGCTCTATGCGAGTCCTTATCAGAGGGCTTGA
- a CDS encoding RNA-binding domain-containing protein: protein MALKPGFAYSVRCRYVELSVVVHATESLDKVIDLLKKAFGDLPFVVEIYEGHHGNPIYLVTSFVENCDTLLDKLCGWFNGSIPATRGEDEGLYYLRLDKQALAAGVVRQAFHDDVVRLKIRVKGEMCRSS from the coding sequence ATGGCTTTAAAGCCGGGCTTTGCATACTCTGTGAGATGCAGATATGTTGAACTCAGCGTGGTGGTACACGCAACCGAGAGCTTAGACAAAGTCATTGACCTGCTGAAAAAGGCCTTCGGCGATCTACCCTTCGTCGTGGAAATCTACGAAGGCCACCACGGCAACCCGATCTACCTAGTGACGTCGTTTGTAGAAAACTGCGACACGTTGCTCGACAAGCTCTGTGGCTGGTTCAACGGCTCTATCCCGGCGACGCGGGGAGAAGATGAGGGCCTCTACTACCTCCGCCTAGATAAACAAGCGCTGGCGGCTGGCGTGGTTAGACAAGCATTCCACGACGACGTAGTGAGATTGAAGATTAGGGTTAAGGGGGAGATGTGCCGCTCCTCTTAG
- a CDS encoding ATP-grasp domain-containing protein, producing the protein MRIGIIRPYEVEFNPGDVLDLEEAIRRRGHSAVRVYVDMLEVRMGPSGVEVRHAVGREAPAPVELDGALLRHLGIFRDFEQFLYRVWAVRALEEAGVYVMNPVLPWVVAGDKMAALMTLSKAGLPVPPTVVTENMFIAYRAAGEFGKAVVKQMRGAMGYGAFLVEDPDVAFHIFSMLVNINKPMYVQKFLEKGDGDYRVVVVGKRAIGAEYRRAAGWKSNVAQGARPEPAYLTQELEELAVKAVEVLGLDFGGVDIAETKDGYYILEVNPTMSWQGFKAAVGINPAEHIVDLLLEKIKR; encoded by the coding sequence GTGCGCATCGGCATTATTAGGCCGTACGAGGTGGAGTTTAACCCGGGCGACGTCTTGGACTTAGAGGAGGCGATTAGGAGGAGGGGTCACTCGGCGGTGAGAGTTTACGTGGACATGTTGGAGGTGAGGATGGGGCCAAGCGGCGTCGAGGTGAGACACGCTGTAGGCAGAGAGGCGCCGGCCCCCGTGGAGCTCGACGGGGCGTTGTTGCGCCACTTGGGCATTTTTAGAGACTTTGAGCAGTTCTTATACAGGGTGTGGGCTGTGAGGGCGCTGGAGGAGGCCGGCGTATACGTCATGAACCCCGTATTGCCGTGGGTAGTGGCTGGGGATAAAATGGCCGCCCTAATGACGTTGTCTAAGGCCGGCCTCCCCGTGCCCCCCACAGTGGTGACAGAGAACATGTTCATAGCGTATAGGGCAGCGGGCGAGTTTGGAAAGGCGGTAGTTAAACAGATGCGCGGGGCCATGGGCTACGGCGCCTTTCTTGTGGAAGACCCCGACGTGGCCTTCCACATATTCTCCATGTTGGTTAACATTAACAAGCCTATGTATGTGCAAAAGTTTTTGGAGAAGGGAGACGGCGACTATAGAGTGGTCGTCGTGGGCAAGAGGGCCATTGGCGCCGAGTATAGGCGGGCGGCTGGGTGGAAGAGCAACGTGGCTCAGGGCGCCAGGCCGGAGCCAGCGTATCTCACGCAGGAGCTGGAGGAGCTCGCCGTCAAGGCCGTGGAGGTCTTGGGCTTAGACTTCGGCGGAGTAGACATAGCGGAGACTAAGGACGGCTACTACATACTGGAGGTAAACCCAACAATGAGTTGGCAGGGCTTTAAAGCCGCCGTGGGTATAAACCCGGCGGAGCACATCGTAGACCTCCTCCTGGAGAAAATCAAGAGATGA
- the nucS gene encoding endonuclease NucS translates to MYLERPSAKEAAQVVNWGKRRGIVVVVGLCEVNYAGRAAASLKRGKRLLVVKRDGTLLVHEAEKAQPKIWNPPGSSTAAFEENGRLVVKSVRQRPFETVKVVFEEVDFVGVFDVGASELELIGSEKDVVEALVRAPWLIEEGLEIVGVEVPTEVGHIDILARDREGRYVVIEVKRDLATHDAVFQLARYVEVYKARGHDVRGVLVAGDISSTAYEYLKRYNLKFVKINPRELTASKDKNRL, encoded by the coding sequence GTGTACTTGGAGAGGCCGTCTGCGAAGGAGGCGGCTCAAGTCGTTAACTGGGGCAAGAGGAGGGGCATAGTCGTCGTTGTTGGACTGTGTGAAGTTAATTATGCGGGAAGGGCCGCTGCGTCTCTTAAGCGGGGCAAGAGGCTTTTAGTAGTGAAGCGGGATGGGACTCTGCTGGTACACGAGGCTGAGAAGGCTCAGCCCAAGATATGGAACCCCCCTGGCTCTTCCACCGCCGCGTTTGAGGAGAACGGCCGGCTTGTGGTAAAAAGCGTAAGACAGCGCCCGTTTGAGACTGTAAAAGTGGTCTTTGAAGAGGTGGACTTCGTTGGTGTCTTCGACGTTGGGGCCAGCGAGCTTGAGCTTATCGGCAGTGAGAAAGACGTGGTGGAGGCCCTTGTGAGGGCGCCCTGGCTCATAGAAGAGGGACTAGAAATTGTCGGCGTAGAGGTGCCCACAGAGGTTGGCCACATAGACATATTGGCCCGCGACAGGGAGGGGCGCTACGTGGTTATAGAAGTTAAGAGGGACTTGGCGACTCACGATGCAGTGTTTCAACTGGCCAGGTATGTAGAGGTTTATAAGGCCCGGGGGCACGACGTGAGGGGGGTTTTAGTGGCTGGGGACATTTCTTCTACAGCATATGAATATTTAAAGAGGTATAATTTGAAATTTGTAAAGATTAATCCAAGAGAATTGACGGCATCAAAAGATAAAAATAGGCTGTAG
- a CDS encoding acetyl ornithine aminotransferase family protein translates to MPKWHWPIDPDEVPRIVVEPPGPKAMEIVRRDEELIMQSFARWYPLVIKRGYGPVVEDVDGNLYIDFNAGIAVTNVGHAHPKVVEAIKRQAELFTHYSLTDFYYEVAVKLAERLVSIAPISGKKKVFFTNSGAESIEGVLKIARGYFKGQRPYVIAFLGAFHGRTYGAMSLTASKPVQRRHFSPLVPGVIHAPFPHPVHCPFKASTPEECGEYALAFLEDWVFKRLVDPSEVSLVIVEPIQGEGGYVVPPKNFIQGLRKLTAEHGILFAVDEVQTGFGRTGRWFAVEHFGVEPDLMATAKAIAAGLPLGAIIGRADVMSLPRGSHANTFGGNPVAAAAALATLEVIEEEDLLRHAESLGEELKKVFREELGEGYDVRGLGLMIGVEMLKKSDLEGVLTRAFKRGVAVIGAGFSTIRIAPPLVIPREMALKAASIIIDVVKS, encoded by the coding sequence ATGCCCAAGTGGCACTGGCCAATTGACCCAGACGAGGTGCCTAGGATAGTGGTCGAGCCTCCGGGGCCTAAGGCGATGGAGATCGTGAGGCGAGACGAAGAACTGATAATGCAGTCCTTTGCCAGGTGGTATCCGCTTGTAATTAAGCGCGGCTATGGCCCCGTGGTGGAGGACGTCGATGGGAACTTGTACATAGACTTCAACGCGGGCATAGCGGTGACCAACGTGGGCCACGCGCATCCAAAGGTGGTCGAGGCCATAAAGAGGCAGGCGGAGCTTTTTACCCACTACTCTCTCACAGACTTCTACTACGAGGTTGCTGTTAAACTCGCCGAGAGGCTCGTCTCAATAGCCCCCATATCGGGGAAGAAGAAGGTGTTTTTCACAAACAGCGGCGCGGAGTCTATAGAGGGGGTGTTGAAGATAGCTAGGGGGTATTTCAAGGGCCAGCGGCCCTACGTCATAGCGTTTCTAGGCGCGTTCCACGGCCGCACCTACGGCGCAATGAGCTTAACAGCCTCCAAGCCGGTGCAACGGCGCCACTTCTCCCCGCTTGTGCCGGGCGTGATTCATGCGCCGTTCCCCCACCCAGTCCACTGCCCCTTCAAGGCCTCCACTCCGGAGGAGTGCGGCGAGTATGCCCTGGCCTTTCTAGAGGACTGGGTCTTCAAAAGGCTCGTTGACCCCTCCGAGGTGTCGCTGGTAATAGTGGAGCCTATCCAGGGGGAGGGAGGGTACGTGGTCCCGCCGAAGAACTTTATACAGGGGCTGAGAAAGCTCACGGCGGAGCACGGCATCTTATTCGCCGTGGATGAGGTACAGACTGGCTTTGGGAGAACTGGCCGGTGGTTCGCGGTGGAGCACTTCGGCGTGGAGCCGGACTTGATGGCCACGGCGAAGGCCATAGCAGCTGGACTTCCCCTTGGCGCAATAATAGGCCGCGCCGACGTCATGTCGTTGCCAAGGGGCTCCCACGCTAACACCTTCGGCGGCAACCCAGTCGCCGCGGCCGCCGCCTTGGCGACCCTAGAAGTGATAGAGGAAGAGGACTTGCTAAGACACGCGGAGTCCCTCGGCGAGGAACTAAAAAAGGTATTTAGAGAAGAGCTGGGGGAGGGCTACGACGTGAGGGGGCTAGGCCTAATGATTGGAGTAGAGATGTTGAAAAAGTCTGATTTAGAGGGGGTATTGACCAGGGCGTTTAAGCGCGGCGTCGCAGTTATAGGCGCCGGCTTCTCCACAATCCGAATAGCCCCGCCGCTCGTAATACCCCGCGAGATGGCTCTCAAGGCTGCGTCAATTATAATAGACGTGGTAAAAAGCTAG
- a CDS encoding SDR family NAD(P)-dependent oxidoreductase, whose amino-acid sequence MKILVTGANGGIGSALVQLAKSRGDYVVGVSRTPSTAHVTYQCDVLEVSCLSRAAAEVGQLDGIAALHGHGDAALWNKGLEELTADDFVEVYKVDVAGAFNVVKAFRKNLKPTSSLVFVSSTPGLVGDVYGLPYAAAKGAIVALVKSLAKILAPVRVNAVAFGPIETRWTQWIAAEEVEEFKSRTLLRRMGTPAEAAEAIYWLLSPASSYVTGQVIVVDGGETLVGLYRPTRSRT is encoded by the coding sequence ATGAAGATACTCGTCACAGGCGCCAACGGAGGCATAGGCTCAGCCCTCGTACAGTTGGCCAAGTCGAGAGGCGACTACGTGGTTGGAGTGTCGAGGACACCCTCCACTGCTCATGTCACATACCAATGCGATGTGTTAGAGGTCTCTTGCCTAAGCCGCGCCGCGGCGGAGGTCGGCCAGCTAGACGGCATAGCGGCCCTCCATGGCCACGGCGATGCCGCGCTGTGGAATAAAGGCCTAGAGGAGCTGACGGCAGACGACTTCGTGGAGGTGTACAAAGTGGACGTGGCAGGCGCGTTCAACGTCGTCAAGGCGTTTAGAAAAAACCTAAAGCCCACCTCCTCCCTCGTCTTCGTCTCCTCAACGCCGGGCCTAGTGGGGGACGTGTACGGGCTTCCGTACGCCGCCGCAAAAGGCGCCATAGTGGCATTGGTGAAAAGCTTGGCGAAAATTCTAGCCCCCGTCAGAGTAAACGCTGTTGCCTTTGGCCCAATTGAGACGCGTTGGACTCAGTGGATCGCCGCAGAGGAGGTCGAAGAATTCAAAAGCCGCACGCTACTACGCCGCATGGGCACGCCCGCCGAGGCCGCAGAGGCCATCTACTGGCTGCTCAGCCCCGCGTCTTCATACGTCACGGGGCAGGTAATAGTCGTAGATGGGGGAGAGACCTTGGTAGGCCTATACAGGCCAACGCGGTCGCGGACGTAA
- the folE gene encoding GTP cyclohydrolase I: MLQQRKNEAEDAVAALLRHLGEDLRRPGVANTPKRFVKAMEELTRGLREPPPEVVFFPLEYDAEPGPVVIENISAVSICEHHLLPILLKISVAYVPGDGVPGLSKVIRLVKWAAARPIMQERFTEWLADLLMEKLRAKAVKVKVCGVHMCSLIRGVKDEHHNMVTEAKRGDIEVALKCKRPLNCR, encoded by the coding sequence ATGCTTCAGCAGAGGAAAAACGAGGCTGAGGACGCCGTTGCCGCCCTTCTTAGGCATTTGGGCGAGGACCTGAGGCGCCCGGGCGTGGCCAATACCCCCAAGCGCTTTGTAAAAGCCATGGAGGAGCTCACGAGGGGCCTTAGAGAGCCCCCTCCCGAGGTGGTCTTCTTCCCCCTAGAGTACGACGCAGAGCCGGGCCCCGTGGTGATAGAAAACATATCCGCAGTGTCAATATGTGAGCACCACCTCTTGCCCATACTCCTCAAGATATCGGTGGCCTACGTGCCCGGGGACGGCGTGCCCGGGTTGAGTAAGGTGATAAGGCTTGTGAAATGGGCCGCTGCTAGGCCAATAATGCAGGAGCGCTTCACCGAGTGGCTGGCGGACCTCCTAATGGAGAAGCTCAGAGCAAAGGCGGTCAAGGTAAAGGTCTGCGGCGTCCATATGTGTTCTCTCATAAGGGGGGTAAAAGACGAGCACCACAACATGGTGACTGAGGCAAAACGGGGCGACATAGAGGTGGCGCTCAAGTGCAAGCGGCCGCTCAACTGTAGATGA
- a CDS encoding glycosyltransferase family 2 protein has protein sequence MLPAALAIFIYELAHLAAEVKMRKKRCGRCRAVVIVPTKRPQSLAAFSGLVDYVVVDSEDEARQAEALGFRYLVNKYGGKSGALATALEEVEADAYVFVDDDAVPGVWLEELKEAGCCGFATAYRWIVDDLLQNTFSLGGLDWMAWRRTRFLYGGAMAVPRWAKQAAVKALLSCPVDDMALTAVASGRIEVLPVLVPMRRAGDALEFMLRQATAAKLGNPLLWAVELLYYLAWTVAAVYMPALLVIHAARTALRSRRALGKIDWRQVALSPVERPLQAAIFMASAFAKCFRWHGRRVCKRC, from the coding sequence ATGCTACCGGCCGCGCTCGCGATTTTCATATACGAGTTGGCGCACCTAGCCGCCGAGGTCAAGATGAGGAAGAAGAGGTGCGGCAGGTGTAGGGCAGTTGTGATTGTGCCCACAAAGAGGCCGCAGAGCCTCGCCGCGTTCTCAGGCCTTGTGGACTACGTGGTAGTGGACAGCGAAGATGAGGCAAGGCAGGCTGAGGCCCTCGGCTTTAGATACTTGGTGAACAAGTATGGGGGCAAGTCGGGCGCCTTGGCGACAGCTCTTGAGGAAGTGGAGGCCGACGCCTACGTCTTCGTTGATGATGACGCCGTGCCAGGCGTCTGGCTGGAGGAGCTTAAGGAGGCCGGCTGTTGCGGCTTCGCAACGGCGTATCGCTGGATTGTAGACGACTTGCTCCAAAACACTTTCTCGCTGGGAGGCCTCGACTGGATGGCGTGGCGCAGGACGCGGTTTCTATACGGCGGCGCCATGGCTGTGCCGAGGTGGGCGAAGCAGGCGGCGGTAAAGGCGCTTTTGAGTTGTCCAGTAGACGACATGGCCCTCACCGCCGTGGCGTCGGGGCGGATTGAGGTGCTCCCAGTGCTGGTGCCCATGAGGAGGGCCGGCGACGCTCTTGAGTTTATGCTGAGGCAAGCAACGGCGGCTAAGCTCGGCAACCCCCTGCTGTGGGCCGTGGAACTCCTCTACTACCTCGCGTGGACGGTAGCGGCTGTGTATATGCCAGCGCTCCTTGTTATACACGCCGCGAGGACGGCCCTCCGCTCGCGTAGAGCGCTGGGGAAGATCGATTGGAGGCAAGTAGCCCTGTCGCCAGTAGAGAGGCCGCTACAGGCGGCCATATTCATGGCGTCTGCGTTCGCGAAGTGCTTCCGCTGGCACGGCAGACGTGTATGCAAAAGGTGTTGA